A window of the Pseudomonas gozinkensis genome harbors these coding sequences:
- a CDS encoding nuclear transport factor 2 family protein: MFHPTSILAPAIVEYINAANARDTSRVGSFFAEDAHVFDEGHHQVGPQAIANWMQDTAQRYQPRVEVLGVQQRTGKVLVQGLISGTFPGSPLELRYTFRLNEQGKIARLDISL; this comes from the coding sequence ATGTTCCATCCCACCTCGATCCTCGCCCCGGCCATCGTTGAGTACATCAACGCCGCCAATGCTCGCGATACGTCCCGGGTCGGCAGTTTTTTTGCCGAGGATGCCCATGTGTTCGATGAAGGTCATCATCAGGTCGGCCCGCAGGCCATTGCGAACTGGATGCAGGACACCGCCCAGCGTTATCAGCCGCGGGTCGAAGTGCTCGGCGTCCAGCAGCGCACCGGCAAGGTGCTGGTGCAAGGGCTGATCTCCGGAACGTTTCCCGGCAGCCCGCTGGAGCTGCGCTACACGTTCCGGCTCAACGAACAGGGCAAAATCGCTCGGCTGGATATTTCCCTGTAG
- the zapE gene encoding cell division protein ZapE codes for MTFDSPLSAWQYAVDHKGFIQDEAQEHAVWALQKCHEALHASARSVTGVYLWGPVGRGKTWLMDQFHQSLRVPARRQHFHHFMGWVHQRSFQLTGIADPLRALARELAAEVRVLCFDELFVNDIGDAIILGRLFQVMFDEGVVVVCTSNLPPDQLYADGFNRDRFLPAITAIKQHMQVVAVNGAEDHRLHPGAIEQRYWVASAEQGGALGQVFEALATGQTVSAEPVPVGYRALNVVQASDSVLWCRYADLCEQPFAAMDFIALCDTYRAILLSEVPNLSAKKREGRIARGTEDGAERVVAGDRELPQLSVHDDGVRRFIALVDECYDRKVPLYIEAEVPMDALYTEGYLEFPFRRTLSRLQEMQLQRFAET; via the coding sequence ATGACTTTCGACTCCCCCCTGAGCGCCTGGCAATACGCCGTCGACCATAAGGGCTTCATCCAGGATGAAGCCCAGGAACACGCGGTCTGGGCCTTGCAAAAATGCCATGAAGCCCTGCACGCCAGTGCCCGTTCGGTCACCGGCGTTTACCTGTGGGGGCCGGTCGGGCGCGGCAAGACCTGGCTGATGGACCAGTTTCATCAGAGTTTGCGGGTGCCGGCGCGGCGGCAGCACTTTCATCACTTCATGGGCTGGGTGCACCAGCGTTCCTTTCAACTGACCGGGATTGCCGATCCATTGCGGGCGCTGGCCCGTGAGCTGGCGGCGGAGGTGCGGGTGTTGTGTTTCGACGAGCTGTTCGTCAATGACATCGGTGACGCAATTATTCTCGGGCGCCTGTTTCAGGTGATGTTCGACGAAGGCGTGGTGGTGGTCTGCACATCCAACCTGCCGCCGGATCAGCTGTATGCCGACGGATTCAACCGTGACCGCTTTTTGCCGGCGATCACTGCGATCAAGCAGCACATGCAAGTGGTCGCGGTGAACGGCGCCGAAGATCACCGCTTGCATCCCGGCGCTATCGAGCAACGCTATTGGGTTGCATCTGCGGAGCAGGGCGGCGCGCTGGGTCAGGTGTTCGAGGCGTTAGCCACCGGGCAAACCGTCAGTGCAGAACCGGTGCCGGTCGGTTATCGCGCCCTGAACGTGGTGCAGGCCAGCGATTCGGTGCTGTGGTGCCGTTACGCCGATCTGTGTGAGCAACCGTTCGCCGCCATGGACTTCATCGCGCTGTGCGACACCTACCGGGCTATCCTGTTGAGCGAGGTGCCGAACCTCAGTGCGAAAAAGCGCGAAGGGCGGATTGCCCGAGGCACCGAAGACGGGGCCGAACGGGTGGTGGCCGGTGATCGCGAATTGCCGCAACTGTCGGTGCACGACGACGGGGTGCGCCGCTTCATTGCGCTGGTCGACGAGTGCTACGACCGCAAGGTGCCGTTGTACATCGAGGCCGAAGTGCCGATGGATGCGCTGTACACCGAGGGCTACCTGGAATTTCCGTTCCGCCGGACCCTCAGCCGTTTGCAGGAGATGCAGCTGCAACGCTTCGCCGAGACCTGA
- a CDS encoding DinB family protein, with amino-acid sequence MTQPLSHHLLTMAYQNAWANHRLAKAWSQLDDAELAAPRISFFPGIRLTLNHILTCDWFYVDALERELRGDEPHPDCYVFFTTDEPFTEALALRREQAHVDRRLIAYCEQLRDADLGRMVTIARDTPQHDSRLRMISHLFEHQIHHRGQVHAMLSATSVKPPQLDEFFCAGESGLRAEDFAELGWTEELIWGH; translated from the coding sequence ATGACTCAGCCACTGTCCCACCATTTGCTGACCATGGCCTATCAGAATGCCTGGGCCAACCATCGACTGGCCAAGGCCTGGAGCCAGCTCGACGACGCGGAGCTGGCGGCGCCACGGATCAGTTTCTTCCCGGGCATCCGCCTGACCCTCAACCACATCCTCACCTGCGACTGGTTTTACGTCGACGCGCTGGAACGCGAGTTGCGCGGTGACGAGCCGCATCCCGATTGCTACGTGTTCTTCACCACAGACGAACCCTTCACCGAAGCGCTGGCCTTGCGCCGTGAGCAGGCGCATGTCGACCGCCGCTTGATCGCCTATTGCGAGCAACTGCGCGATGCCGATCTGGGGCGCATGGTCACCATCGCCCGTGACACGCCGCAGCACGACAGCCGTCTGCGGATGATTTCCCATCTGTTCGAACACCAGATCCACCATCGTGGCCAGGTCCACGCGATGCTCAGCGCCACCTCGGTGAAACCGCCGCAACTGGATGAGTTTTTCTGTGCTGGCGAGTCCGGTTTGCGAGCCGAGGATTTCGCCGAACTGGGCTGGACCGAAGAACTTATCTGGGGACACTGA
- a CDS encoding GNAT family N-acetyltransferase → MDSAEILVLQASYTNPVHAEAIGVVLNHYAEDPMGGGHPIAPELLQQLPTELAKRPHAFSVLAFVGGEPAGLVNCFEGFSTFACKPLVNVHDVSVVTKFRGLGLSQKMLRKVEDIARQRGCCKITLEVLEGNAVAQNSYAKFGFAPGMFDPSHGRMLFWIKDLQA, encoded by the coding sequence ATGGATTCCGCAGAAATTCTTGTGCTTCAAGCCAGTTACACCAATCCGGTGCATGCCGAGGCCATCGGTGTGGTGCTCAATCATTACGCCGAAGATCCGATGGGCGGCGGCCATCCCATTGCCCCCGAACTGTTGCAGCAACTGCCCACCGAATTGGCCAAGCGACCCCACGCGTTCAGCGTCCTGGCGTTTGTCGGCGGTGAGCCGGCAGGGCTGGTGAACTGTTTTGAAGGGTTTTCCACGTTTGCCTGCAAACCGCTGGTCAACGTGCATGACGTATCGGTGGTGACGAAGTTTCGCGGCCTTGGGCTGAGCCAGAAAATGCTGCGCAAGGTCGAGGACATCGCCCGCCAGCGCGGGTGCTGCAAGATCACCCTGGAAGTACTTGAAGGCAACGCCGTGGCGCAGAATTCCTACGCCAAATTCGGCTTCGCGCCAGGCATGTTCGACCCGAGTCACGGGCGCATGCTGTTCTGGATCAAGGATCTGCAGGCATAA
- a CDS encoding TonB-dependent siderophore receptor, with protein MFAPITRSMTLTLGLCSVALSPDLLAETDTEKQSPPAAPALELASTSVTAQGLGNTTENSHAYTTGAMSTATRLNLSIKETPQSLSVVTRQQMDDFKLGTLSEAMSQTTGIVVQHNDSDRVSYSSRGYSINNFQIDGMLNTFQYMKSDSDTIIYDRIEVVRGATGLTTGAGDPSATINMVRKRPTAQWQAQAGASGGSYDDYYSYVDVGGPLAFDGRLRGRSVLAYRDQGSFRDKYALQREVGYGILEADLTDSTVLAVGYDYQDKQVQGSSWGTLPYWNADGSKASLGRSTNMATSWSSWPLRDKTAFATLDQALAGDWHLKAAYTHRKSDTDGKVYYAGAGFPEPDRSGMTAYTSHMIGPQRMKAYDFNLSGPYSLLGREHQMMIGYGEAERSSSSPYTVDGPVARNYSTIRDWKYMGDIARFPDTVTGLTGSKDSTQQKAGYLATRLSLTDDLHAVLGARYGSWKASKTANTFDDNLQLESVDASRQQHNDMWTPYAGLLYDLTPEYTVYASYTDIFKPQTYRDANRKFIEPIVGSNYELGLKGSLLDERLNLATAIFWSKQDNVAEVDDSVPPDPVTQEEFYKSGGKGNKVNGFEAEVSGEVLDGWNMTAGYTYTHSVNGEKNRTNTNQPLNLFRLSTAYRLPGNWNALTVGGAVNWQSDVYGNSNRPVGRGTNGRIITERTRISQDAYTVVKLMSRYEFDKHLSASLNVDNLFDKKYYDNVGFYNGVFWGDPRTVTLSLDWKL; from the coding sequence ATGTTCGCGCCCATCACCCGTTCCATGACCCTCACCCTGGGCTTGTGCAGTGTTGCATTGAGCCCGGACCTGCTGGCTGAAACCGACACAGAAAAACAGTCGCCCCCCGCTGCGCCGGCACTGGAGCTGGCCTCCACCAGCGTCACCGCCCAGGGCCTGGGCAACACCACTGAAAACAGCCACGCCTACACCACTGGCGCCATGAGCACGGCCACACGGCTGAACCTGTCGATCAAGGAAACCCCGCAATCGCTGTCCGTGGTCACCCGTCAGCAGATGGATGATTTCAAGCTCGGTACATTGTCCGAAGCCATGAGCCAGACCACCGGCATTGTGGTGCAGCACAACGACTCGGACCGGGTCAGCTATTCGTCCCGCGGCTACTCGATCAACAACTTCCAGATCGACGGGATGCTCAACACCTTCCAGTACATGAAGTCCGATTCGGACACCATCATCTACGACCGCATCGAGGTCGTGCGTGGTGCCACCGGCCTGACCACCGGCGCTGGTGACCCGTCGGCGACCATCAACATGGTGCGTAAACGCCCGACCGCGCAATGGCAGGCTCAAGCCGGCGCCAGCGGCGGCAGCTACGACGATTACTACAGTTACGTCGATGTCGGCGGCCCGCTGGCCTTCGATGGACGCCTGCGCGGACGCAGTGTACTGGCCTACCGCGACCAGGGATCGTTTCGCGACAAGTACGCCCTGCAACGGGAAGTAGGTTACGGCATCCTCGAAGCCGACCTGACCGACTCCACCGTACTGGCAGTCGGTTACGACTATCAGGACAAACAGGTGCAAGGCTCCTCGTGGGGTACCCTGCCGTACTGGAACGCCGATGGCAGCAAGGCAAGCCTCGGGCGTTCGACCAACATGGCAACCTCCTGGAGCTCCTGGCCCCTGCGGGACAAGACCGCGTTCGCCACACTCGATCAGGCCCTGGCGGGCGACTGGCATCTGAAAGCCGCCTACACCCACCGCAAGAGCGACACCGACGGCAAGGTCTACTACGCCGGCGCCGGTTTCCCCGAGCCTGATCGCAGTGGCATGACCGCCTACACCTCGCACATGATCGGCCCGCAGCGCATGAAGGCGTACGACTTCAACCTGTCCGGCCCCTACTCGCTGCTGGGGCGCGAACATCAGATGATGATCGGCTATGGCGAAGCCGAACGCAGCTCCAGCTCGCCCTATACCGTTGACGGTCCGGTTGCGCGCAACTACAGCACCATCCGCGACTGGAAGTACATGGGCGACATCGCCAGATTCCCGGACACCGTGACCGGGCTCACCGGTTCAAAAGACAGCACGCAACAGAAAGCCGGCTACCTGGCGACCCGCCTGAGCCTGACGGACGACTTGCACGCCGTGCTCGGCGCCCGCTACGGCAGCTGGAAGGCATCAAAAACAGCCAACACCTTCGACGACAACCTGCAACTGGAGAGCGTCGATGCCAGCCGCCAGCAGCACAACGATATGTGGACGCCCTATGCCGGCCTGCTCTATGACCTGACGCCGGAGTACACCGTTTACGCCAGCTACACCGACATTTTCAAACCACAGACCTACCGCGACGCCAACCGCAAGTTCATCGAGCCGATCGTCGGCAGCAACTATGAACTTGGGCTCAAGGGCAGCCTGCTGGACGAGCGCCTGAACCTGGCCACCGCCATTTTCTGGAGCAAGCAGGACAACGTGGCCGAAGTGGATGACTCGGTACCACCGGATCCGGTGACCCAGGAGGAGTTCTACAAATCGGGTGGCAAGGGCAACAAGGTCAACGGTTTCGAAGCGGAAGTTTCGGGCGAAGTTCTCGACGGCTGGAACATGACCGCCGGCTACACCTACACCCACTCGGTCAACGGCGAGAAAAATCGCACCAACACCAACCAGCCGCTGAACCTGTTCCGCCTGTCCACGGCCTATCGCCTGCCGGGCAACTGGAATGCCCTGACCGTGGGCGGTGCGGTGAACTGGCAGAGCGACGTCTACGGCAACTCCAACCGCCCGGTCGGGCGCGGTACCAATGGCCGGATCATCACCGAACGGACACGAATCAGTCAGGACGCCTACACGGTGGTCAAGCTGATGTCGCGTTATGAGTTCGACAAACACCTGTCGGCATCCCTCAATGTCGACAACCTGTTCGACAAGAAGTATTACGACAACGTCGGCTTCTACAACGGCGTGTTCTGGGGCGATCCTCGCACCGTCACGCTGAGCCTCGACTGGAAACTCTGA
- a CDS encoding phosphoethanolamine transferase CptA — MAVFKRSNTTATGFDWAGFLWLFVFFWYFSGITQLLIQLTGTSGFTGFRQAFVMSAVWLAPMLLFPKRTRLLAALIGVVLWACSMASLGYFFIYQQEFSQSVIFIMFESNVSEAGEYMTQYFAWWMVPAFLAHTAFAYFLWTRLRPVYLPRGRAFVAAMAILIAVIGYPLVKQTMRTGSFAQGFEKFETRIEPAVPWQMAVAYHRYQETLADMQGMLHSASKIPPLKNLKDSGANQPATLVLVIGESTNRQRMSLYGYPRKTTPELDKLKDQLSVFDNVITPRPYTIEALQQVLTFADEENPDLYLSTPSLVSMMKQAGYKTFWITNQQTMTKRNTMLTTFSEQADEQVYLNNNRNQNAAQYDGDVIEPFNKALADAAPRKLIVVHLLGTHMSYQYRYPPSFDKFQDRNGVPAGVRDDQVPTYNSYDNAVLYNDFVVSSLIKDYAKSDPNGFLLYLSDHGEDVFDSVGHTTLGRNENKPTSPMYTIPFMAWASPKWRETHDWSFAGDLSRPYSSSHLIHTWADLAGLSFDELDRTKSLVSDSFKPRPLLIGNPYEREQRALIDFSLMRPKKPAVTSTEVVQQQ; from the coding sequence ATGGCGGTGTTCAAACGCAGCAATACGACTGCGACAGGTTTCGACTGGGCCGGTTTTCTCTGGCTGTTCGTGTTCTTCTGGTACTTCTCCGGTATCACCCAACTGCTGATCCAGTTGACGGGCACTTCAGGGTTCACGGGCTTTCGCCAGGCCTTCGTGATGAGCGCCGTGTGGCTCGCGCCGATGCTGCTGTTCCCCAAACGCACGCGTTTGCTCGCCGCACTGATCGGCGTGGTGCTGTGGGCCTGCTCGATGGCCAGCCTGGGTTACTTCTTCATCTACCAGCAGGAATTCTCCCAGAGCGTGATCTTCATCATGTTCGAGTCGAACGTGTCCGAAGCCGGCGAGTACATGACCCAGTACTTTGCCTGGTGGATGGTCCCGGCGTTCCTCGCGCATACCGCGTTCGCGTATTTCCTGTGGACCCGCCTGCGCCCGGTGTACCTGCCCCGTGGCCGGGCATTCGTCGCCGCCATGGCCATTCTCATCGCCGTGATCGGTTATCCGCTGGTCAAGCAGACAATGCGCACCGGAAGCTTCGCCCAGGGCTTCGAGAAATTCGAAACCCGCATCGAGCCAGCCGTGCCGTGGCAGATGGCCGTGGCTTATCACCGCTATCAGGAAACCCTGGCCGACATGCAGGGCATGCTGCATAGCGCGAGCAAGATCCCGCCGCTGAAAAACCTCAAGGATTCGGGCGCCAACCAGCCGGCGACCCTGGTGCTGGTGATCGGCGAATCCACCAACCGCCAGCGCATGAGCCTCTACGGCTACCCGCGTAAAACCACGCCGGAACTGGACAAGCTCAAGGATCAGCTGTCGGTCTTCGACAATGTCATCACCCCGCGCCCGTACACAATTGAAGCGCTGCAACAGGTGCTGACCTTCGCCGACGAAGAAAACCCGGACCTGTACCTGTCCACCCCGTCACTGGTCAGCATGATGAAACAGGCTGGCTACAAGACCTTCTGGATCACCAACCAGCAGACCATGACCAAGCGCAACACCATGCTCACGACCTTCTCCGAACAGGCCGACGAGCAGGTGTACCTGAACAACAACCGCAACCAGAACGCCGCGCAGTACGACGGTGACGTGATCGAACCGTTCAACAAGGCCCTGGCCGACGCGGCGCCGCGCAAATTGATCGTCGTGCATCTGCTCGGTACGCACATGAGCTACCAGTACCGTTATCCGCCGAGCTTCGACAAGTTCCAGGATCGCAACGGCGTTCCGGCCGGTGTGCGTGACGATCAGGTACCGACCTACAACAGCTACGACAACGCGGTGCTGTACAACGATTTCGTGGTCTCAAGCCTGATCAAGGACTACGCAAAATCCGATCCGAACGGCTTTTTGCTGTACCTCTCCGACCACGGTGAAGACGTGTTCGACTCGGTGGGCCACACCACCTTGGGCCGCAACGAAAACAAGCCGACGTCGCCGATGTACACCATTCCGTTCATGGCCTGGGCCTCGCCAAAGTGGCGTGAAACCCACGACTGGAGCTTCGCCGGGGACCTGAGCCGGCCGTACAGCAGCTCGCACCTGATCCACACCTGGGCGGATCTGGCCGGTTTGAGTTTCGATGAGCTGGATCGGACCAAGAGCCTGGTCAGCGACAGCTTCAAGCCACGTCCGCTGTTGATCGGCAATCCTTACGAACGTGAACAGCGGGCCCTGATCGACTTCAGCCTGATGAGGCCGAAAAAGCCCGCGGTGACGAGCACAGAAGTCGTTCAGCAGCAGTAA
- a CDS encoding DUF6026 family protein — translation MGTVHTAMPPQTLYVTIRRDELRQLKDERDQLKQELAQLRLLTQGAEPQPLPRVQRSPHA, via the coding sequence ATGGGCACAGTACACACAGCAATGCCGCCACAAACCCTGTACGTCACCATCCGTCGCGATGAACTGCGTCAGTTGAAAGATGAACGCGATCAGCTCAAGCAGGAACTCGCGCAATTGCGCCTGCTGACCCAGGGCGCCGAGCCACAGCCCTTGCCGCGTGTACAGCGCTCGCCCCACGCCTGA
- the gnd gene encoding phosphogluconate dehydrogenase (NAD(+)-dependent, decarboxylating), whose product MQLGIIGLGRMGGNIARRLMLNGHTTVVYDRNTAFVDTLAAEGSTGVADLPALVAGLAKPRAVWVMLPAGAPTEDTIETLSTLLEAGDTIIDGGNTNYKDDIRRAKTLAEKGLHYIDVGTSGGVWGLERGYCMMIGGDAETVKRLDPLFAALAPGMGDIPRTKDRKSDDHRAEHGYIHAGPAGAGHFVKMIHNGIEYGMMAAFAEGFDILKTKSSELLPEDQRFDLNVADIAEVWRRGSVVSSWLLDLTADALAVDPKLDGFSGSVADSGEGQWTIEAAMEQKVPVPVLSNSLFSRYRSRGQGTFGDKILSAQRFGFGGHVETAKK is encoded by the coding sequence ATGCAACTCGGGATTATTGGACTGGGCCGCATGGGCGGCAATATTGCACGGCGTCTGATGCTCAACGGTCACACCACCGTTGTTTACGACCGCAATACCGCCTTTGTCGACACCCTGGCCGCCGAGGGCTCTACCGGCGTGGCCGATCTTCCTGCCCTGGTCGCAGGCCTGGCCAAGCCGCGTGCCGTGTGGGTCATGCTGCCGGCCGGCGCGCCAACAGAAGACACCATCGAAACCCTGAGCACGTTGCTCGAAGCGGGCGACACCATCATCGATGGCGGCAACACCAACTATAAGGACGATATCCGCCGGGCCAAGACCCTGGCCGAGAAGGGCCTGCACTACATCGACGTCGGCACCTCCGGCGGCGTCTGGGGTCTGGAGCGCGGCTACTGCATGATGATCGGCGGCGATGCCGAGACCGTGAAGCGTCTGGACCCGCTGTTCGCCGCGCTGGCGCCGGGCATGGGTGACATCCCGCGCACCAAGGACCGCAAGTCCGATGACCACCGTGCCGAGCACGGCTACATCCACGCAGGTCCCGCCGGTGCCGGTCACTTCGTCAAGATGATCCACAACGGGATCGAGTACGGCATGATGGCGGCCTTCGCCGAAGGCTTCGACATCCTCAAGACCAAGTCCAGCGAGCTTCTGCCGGAGGACCAGCGTTTCGACCTGAACGTGGCCGACATCGCCGAAGTCTGGCGTCGTGGCAGCGTTGTATCGTCCTGGCTGCTCGACCTGACCGCCGATGCCCTGGCGGTCGACCCGAAACTCGACGGTTTCTCCGGCTCCGTGGCCGACAGCGGCGAAGGTCAATGGACCATCGAAGCGGCCATGGAACAAAAGGTGCCGGTACCGGTGCTGTCCAACTCGCTGTTCTCGCGCTACCGCTCACGCGGCCAGGGCACTTTCGGCGACAAGATTCTTTCGGCCCAGCGCTTCGGCTTCGGCGGCCATGTGGAGACTGCCAAGAAATGA
- the zwf gene encoding glucose-6-phosphate dehydrogenase, producing MTHTIRRKSKAEPAPPTTLFLFGAHGDLVKRLLMPALYNLSRDGLLDDGLRIVGVDHNAISDEAFAQKLEDFIRTEVAAKVGKGDQMLDPALWAKLAKGISYVQGDFLDDSTYSALAAKIADSGTGNAVFYLATAPRFFSEVVRRLGSAGLLEETPEAFRRVVIEKPFGSDLQTAEALNACLLKVMSEKQIYRIDHYLGKETVQNILVSRFSNSLFEAFWNNHYIDHVQITAAETVGVETRGSFYEHTGALRDMVPNHLFQLLAMVAMEPPAAFGADAVRGEKAKVVGAIRPWTTEEARENSVRGQYSAGDVAGKPVAGYRDENNVSPESTTETYVALKVMIDNWRWVGVPFYLRTGKRMSVRDTEIVICFKPAPYAQFRDTEVDELQPTYLRIQIQPNEGMWFDLLAKRPGPALNMANIELGFAYKDFFEMQPSTGYETLIYDCLTGDQTLFQRADNIENGWRAVQPFLDAWQQDASVQPYTAGEDGPKAADDLLTRDGRVWHGLG from the coding sequence ATGACCCATACGATCCGCAGGAAATCCAAGGCAGAACCCGCGCCACCGACCACGCTGTTCCTGTTCGGCGCCCACGGTGATCTGGTCAAGCGCCTGCTCATGCCGGCGCTGTACAACCTGAGTCGCGACGGCCTGCTGGATGATGGCCTGCGGATCGTCGGCGTTGACCACAACGCCATCAGCGATGAAGCCTTCGCGCAAAAGCTCGAAGACTTCATCCGCACCGAAGTGGCAGCCAAGGTCGGCAAGGGCGATCAGATGCTTGATCCGGCCTTGTGGGCCAAGCTCGCCAAAGGCATCAGCTACGTCCAGGGCGACTTCCTGGACGACAGCACCTATTCAGCCCTGGCGGCGAAAATCGCCGACAGCGGCACTGGCAATGCGGTGTTCTACCTGGCCACCGCGCCGCGTTTCTTCAGCGAAGTGGTGCGCCGTCTCGGCAGCGCCGGGTTGCTCGAAGAAACCCCGGAAGCCTTCAGAAGGGTGGTGATCGAAAAACCGTTCGGCTCCGACCTGCAAACCGCCGAGGCGTTGAACGCCTGCCTGCTCAAGGTCATGTCGGAAAAGCAGATCTACCGGATCGATCACTATCTGGGCAAGGAAACCGTGCAGAACATTCTGGTCAGCCGGTTCTCCAACAGCCTGTTCGAAGCGTTCTGGAACAACCATTACATCGACCACGTGCAGATCACCGCCGCCGAAACCGTCGGCGTCGAAACCCGTGGCAGTTTCTACGAACACACCGGCGCCCTGCGGGACATGGTGCCCAACCACCTGTTCCAGTTGCTGGCGATGGTGGCGATGGAACCGCCGGCCGCGTTCGGCGCCGATGCGGTGCGGGGCGAGAAGGCCAAGGTGGTCGGCGCGATCCGGCCCTGGACCACCGAAGAGGCCCGGGAAAACTCGGTACGCGGTCAGTACAGCGCCGGTGACGTTGCTGGCAAACCGGTTGCCGGCTATCGCGATGAAAACAACGTCTCGCCCGAAAGCACCACGGAAACCTACGTGGCGCTGAAAGTGATGATCGACAACTGGCGTTGGGTCGGCGTGCCGTTCTACCTGCGCACCGGCAAACGCATGAGCGTGCGCGATACCGAGATCGTCATCTGCTTCAAGCCAGCGCCGTATGCACAGTTCCGGGATACCGAGGTCGACGAACTGCAGCCGACCTACCTGCGTATCCAGATCCAGCCCAACGAAGGCATGTGGTTCGACCTGCTGGCCAAACGACCGGGGCCGGCGCTGAACATGGCCAATATCGAGCTGGGTTTTGCCTACAAGGACTTCTTTGAAATGCAGCCGTCCACCGGCTACGAAACCCTGATCTACGACTGCCTGACCGGTGACCAGACGCTGTTCCAGCGCGCTGACAATATCGAGAACGGCTGGCGTGCGGTACAGCCGTTCCTCGACGCCTGGCAACAGGACGCGAGCGTGCAGCCCTACACCGCGGGCGAAGACGGGCCCAAAGCCGCCGATGACCTGCTGACTCGCGATGGTCGCGTCTGGCATGGTCTCGGATGA
- a CDS encoding HAD family hydrolase, with protein sequence MSEPIRFLLSDMDGTLLLPDHSLSQRTIDAVRALREAGVLFSLATGRPPKAMLQQIEALGVDLPTAAFNGGTIVNPDGSILVAHYLPATAALSALALFADQPDVEIWVFSGGDWLLKDPHGPMVPREQHGLGYPPVVVDSFEPYLERIDKIVATSNNTELLIELEARLLPKVEGLAQVSRSQPVYLDVTAVEANKGSALVTLAEHLGVPLAQTAAIGDGGNDPAMFHVAGLSIAMGQAEDAVKRQADVITGPNTEDGVAQAIEKYIL encoded by the coding sequence ATGAGCGAGCCGATCCGTTTTCTGTTGAGTGACATGGACGGCACGCTGTTGCTGCCCGATCACAGCCTGAGCCAGCGCACCATTGACGCAGTTCGTGCGCTGCGTGAGGCGGGCGTGCTGTTCAGTCTCGCTACCGGGCGTCCGCCCAAAGCCATGCTGCAGCAGATCGAAGCCTTGGGCGTCGATTTGCCGACCGCTGCGTTCAACGGTGGCACCATCGTCAACCCGGACGGCAGCATTCTGGTTGCTCATTATCTGCCGGCCACAGCAGCGCTGAGCGCTTTGGCGTTGTTCGCCGATCAGCCGGATGTCGAAATCTGGGTGTTCAGCGGCGGCGACTGGCTGCTCAAGGATCCGCATGGGCCGATGGTCCCTCGCGAGCAGCATGGCCTCGGTTATCCGCCGGTGGTGGTCGACAGTTTCGAGCCGTATCTGGAACGTATCGACAAGATTGTGGCGACCAGCAACAACACTGAGCTGTTGATCGAACTGGAGGCGCGGTTGCTGCCGAAGGTTGAAGGGCTGGCACAGGTGTCGCGTTCGCAACCGGTGTACCTGGACGTGACGGCGGTCGAGGCCAACAAGGGCTCGGCGCTGGTCACGCTGGCTGAACACCTGGGCGTGCCGCTGGCACAGACGGCGGCGATTGGCGATGGCGGCAACGATCCGGCGATGTTTCATGTCGCCGGCCTGTCCATCGCCATGGGCCAGGCAGAGGATGCGGTGAAGCGTCAGGCCGACGTGATAACCGGGCCGAACACCGAGGACGGTGTGGCGCAGGCCATCGAAAAGTACATTCTGTAA